In Macadamia integrifolia cultivar HAES 741 chromosome 5, SCU_Mint_v3, whole genome shotgun sequence, a single window of DNA contains:
- the LOC122078104 gene encoding AP-3 complex subunit delta gives MTTSSIMESLFQRSLEDLIKGIRLQLIGESKFIAKSVEEIRREIKSTDLHTKSVALQKLTYLNSIHGIDISWASFHVVEVMSSTRLAQKKIGYLAASQSFHEGTDVILLITNQLRKDLTSTNEYEVGLAVECLSVIATPDLARDLTPEIFTLLSSSKTSVKKKSIAVILRILSKYSDAARIVFKRLVENLENSDPQVMSAAVGVFCELTYRDARSYLPLAPEFYRILVDSKNNWVLIKVLKIFCKLAPLEPRLANRVIVPICELMRKTGAKSMMFECIRTVVTSFAEHESAVKLAVEKIRELLADDDPNLKYLGLRALSILCPRHIWPVLEYKEVVIKCLSDADPNIKVESLQLVMGMVSESNVAEISRVLVNYALKSDPEFANEILGSILSTCSRNIYEIIVDFDWYLSLLGEISRNPYCQKGEEIAYQLIDIGLRVRDVRPELVRVGRDLLIDPALLGNPFLHRILSASAWVSGEYVEFSKNPFELMEALLQPRTSLLPPLIRAVYIQSAFKVLIFSLHSYLRLSGVIASSADDLAIGISDLVSERECPQGSDLAKCEVAAECEQEERFYPSGSNRTIDDIAVEDGGERIISHEEPSISLEKRSFTHESIRYLLNLVNMALGPLLGSDEVEVQERARNMLGLVELVQQELPHCVPIKDGSVEVEEPKASVMIKLIHDAFSKELSPVSVNAQERVQIPDGLMLKENLSDLDTICGDLLVPELSSFSLGSNQRGDRDGISFFGQQIKEESELSTESTSLLAQHRKRHGLYYLPAEKNEIRSNDFPPANEPQSAGCSIDGVNDLVKLTEQTLVSKKKPNAKPRPVVVILDEGDEIPVSVMQPINSKDDLLSGAVRDILLGDKPIPTTLQSKHSEKSSGKRRVKEVSLNSEHASQSKQNVGDVENLSHETSSSRRGKNRSHGKERHRSPKRNDEGREEKNQKAKQKSGHRHGRHKTRERGDGSLNVVAQTPVIPDFLL, from the coding sequence ATGACAACTTCTTCAATCATGGAGTCTCTGTTCCAGCGTTCCTTAGAGGACCTGATCAAAGGCATCCGTCTGCAGTTGATCGGTGAATCCAAGTTCATCGCCAAATCCGTGGAAGAGATCCGCCGGGAGATCAAATCCACAGACCTCCACACCAAGTCTGTCGCTCTTCAGAAGCTTACCTACCTTAATTCTATCCACGGAATCGACATTTCATGGGCCTCCTTCCATGTCGTGGAAGTTATGAGCTCCACCCGTTTGGCCCAGAAGAAGATTGGATACCTTGCTGCCTCACAATCCTTCCATGAGGGCACTGATGTCATCCTGCTGATCACCAACCAGCTCCGCAAGGACCTCACGAGCACCAATGAATACGAGGTAGGCCTTGCTGTCGAATGCTTATCTGTTATTGCCACACCCGATCTCGCTAGGGACTTGACTCCAGAAATCTTTACGTTGCTTTCTAGTAGTAAGACTTCCGTAAAGAAGAAATCCATTGCTGTAATTTTGAGGATTCTTAGCAAGTACTCAGATGCGGCAAGGATCGTTTTTAAGCGTTTGGTGGAGAATTTAGAAAATTCCGATCCTCAGGTAATGTCTGCAGCCGTTGGAGTCTTTTGCGAGTTAACCTATAGGGACGCCAGATCATATCTTCCACTTGCTCCGGAGTTCTATAGGATTTTGGTTGATTCCAAAAACAATTGGGTGTTGATCAAGGTGCTTAAGATCTTCTGTAAACTGGCCCCTTTAGAGCCGAGGTTGGCAAATAGGGTTATTGTTCCGATTTGTGAGCTTATGAGGAAAACTGGGGCGAAATCCATGATGTTTGAATGTATTCGTACTGTGGTCACCAGCTTTGCTGAACATGAATCTGCAGTCAAACTTGCAGTTGAGAAGATCCGTGAATTGTTGGCTGACGATGATCCCAATCTCAAATATCTTGGCTTGCGGGCGCTTTCAATTCTTTGCCCTAGGCACATATGGCCGGTGTTGGAGTACAAGGAAGTGGTGATAAAGTGTCTGAGTGATGCTGACCCGAATATTAAAGTTGAGTCCTTACAACTTGTCATGGGAATGGTTTCTGAAAGTAATGTCGCTGAAATCTCCCGGGTTTTGGTAAATTATGCACTTAAATCTGACCCTGAATTTGCCAATGAGATTCTTGGGTCCATTCTGTCAACTTGTAGTAgaaatatttatgaaattattGTTGATTTCGATTGGTATTTATCACTTCTTGGAGAAATATCAAGGAATCCATATTGCCAAAAGGGAGAAGAGATTGCATACCAGCTTATTGATATTGGTCTAAGGGTTAGGGATGTTAGACCAGAGCTTGTCCGTGTTGGACGTGATCTTTTGATTGATCCGGCATTGCTTGGTAACCCATTCTTGCATAGGATATTGTCTGCTTCTGCTTGGGTGTCAGGAGAGTATGTTGAGTTCTCGAAGAATCCATTTGAACTCATGGAAGCACTGTTACAGCCACGCACCAGCCTTTTGCCTCCATTAATAAGAGCTGTGTATATCCAATCTGCATTTAAGGttctaattttctctcttcattcttACCTCAGGCTGAGTGGAGTTATTGCTTCTTCAGCTGATGATTTAGCTATAGGGATATCTGATTTGGTATCTGAGAGGGAGTGCCCACAAGGGTCTGATCTAGCAAAGTGTGAGGTAGCTGCAGAGTGTGAACAGGAAGAAAGGTTTTACCCAAGCGGTTCAAACAGGACAATAGATGATATTGCTGTGGAAGATGGAGGAGAAAGAATTATATCTCACGAAGAACCTTCAATTTCTTTGGAGAAAAGATCTTTCACACATGAATCTATTCGTTACCTTTTAAATTTGGTCAACATGGCTTTGGGCCCACTGTTAGGAAGTGATGAAGTGGAAGTGCAGGAGAGAGCAAGGAACATGCTTGGGCTGGTTGAGCTAGTACAACAAGAATTGCCTCATTGTGTTCCTATAAAAGATGGCAGTGTTGAGGTGGAAGAACCCAAGGCTTCTGTAATGATCAAACTGATACATGATGCGTTCTCCAAGGAGCTCAGTCCAGTCTCAGTGAATGCTCAGGAAAGAGTTCAGATACCTGATGGGCTTATGCTGAAAGAAAATCTTTCTGATTTGGATACTATTTGTGGTGATCTTCTTGTCCCTGAGTTGAGTTCATTTTCCCTTGGAAGTAATCAAAGAGGAGACAGGGATGGTATTTCCTTCTTTGGCCAGCAAATAAAAGAAGAATCTGAACTATCAACTGAATCTACATCTCTTCTTGCACAACACCGTAAGCGACATGGATTGTACTATCTTCCTGCAGAGAAAAATGAGATCAGATCCAATGATTTCCCACCTGCGAATGAACCTCAGTCTGCAGGTTGTTCCATTGATGGTGTTAATGATCTTGTGAAGCTTACGGAGCAAACATTGGTATCAAAGAAGAAGCCAAATGCAAAGCCACGTCCTGTGGTGGTAATATTGGATGAGGGAGATGAAATTCCTGTTTCTGTTATGCAACCAATAAATTCTAAAGATGATTTGCTCTCTGGTGCTGTGCGAGACATTCTTCTAGGTGATAAGCCCATTCCAACGACATTGCAAAGTAAGCATTCTGAGAAATCATCTGGGAAGAGAAGGGTGAAGGAAGTGTCTTTAAATAGCGAACATGCTTCTCAGTCAAAACAAAATGTAGGTGATGTGGAAAACCTCAGTCATGAAACCTCAAGTTCTAGAAGAGGCAAAAATCGTAGTCATGGTAAAGAGAGACATAGAAGTCCCAAAAGGAATGATGagggaagagaggaaaagaatcaGAAAGCCAAACAGAAGAGTGGTCATCGTCATGGCAGACACAAAACTCGGGAAAGGGGAGATGGGTCACTTAATGTGGTTGCACAAACCCCAGTGATACCAGATTTCCTCTTGTAA